ACCACGCCGCTGCCCGGACCCAGGAACAGCGCCAGGCGTTCGATCTCGGCGCGGGCCACGCCGCGCTCCTTGGGCAGGCGCGAGACGAACAGGTCCAGGGCCTCGCCGTTCAGGCTGACCTTGTCCTTGGCGAGGGTCTCGCGGGCCAGGCGGGCCAGGTCGCCGGCCTCGTCCTCGTAGCAGGGGATCACGGCGGCGCCGTTGGCCTTCTCGGCGACCTTGCGCAGGGTCGAGTCTCGGCCCAGGACGCCGGCCTCGATCAGGAAGAAGGCGTCGGGGTTCAGCTGGCCCTCGACGTGACGGGTGAGCGCCTCGGCGGCCTGCTTGTCCGGCCCGCTCTTCTCGCCGCTCAGGCGCAGGCGCACCAGGCGACGGCCGCCCATCATCGACAGGGCCGAAAGCTCGTCCTCGAGCTTGCCGGCCTGGCTGTCCAGATCGCCTTCGGTCAGCTGGGCGGTGTCGAACGGGTCGTCGGGGCGCGCGAACAGCTTGTTGACCAGCTGGTCGGCGCGATCGCGCACCACGCCGCGATCGCGGCCATAGATGACCACGGCGCGGATATCGGCGGCCGGATCCCGCAGGAAGCGTTCGATGTCCGGTCGTTTCGACAGGATCATGGCGATAGGGCCCTAGGCTTTGGGCTGGGCCTTGCCCGCGAGCCAGGTGGCCAGTTCCAGCTGGATCCGGCGAGCCAGTTCGGTCGCGGCGCGTTCCTGGCTGTCCTGCTGGGCGGCGATGGAGGCGTAGGGCTGGTCGGCCGAGTCGTAGGTCACCGTCGTGTTGGTGGATCCCGAGCGCAGCTGTTGGCCGGTCTTGATATCCAGCAGCCGCCAGTTGGCCGTCAGGCTCAACTCGTAGCGGTTGGCGACATTGTCGACGCGAACGCCGCGCGCATAGCGGATCTCATTGATGGTGTAGACCAGGCGGTAGGTGGGCAGCAGGTTGACGTCGCGCGCCAGGGCGTCGTCCAGCTTCTCGCGCAGCAGATAGCCCGAGCGGCCACTGGCGGCGACCACCTCGATCGAGCCAAGCCCCTTGGTGACCGTCTGGGAGCCGTACAGCGGGGTGAAGCCGCAGGCCGACAGGCCCAGGGCTCCAATGGCCAGAAGAGGGGCCAGGAGAGCGGCGGGAAGGGTCTTGGAGAGCGAAAAGCGCTTCATGGATCAGCCGGCCACGATGTTGACGATACGGTCTTTCACCACGATCACCTTCCGAACGGTCAGGCCCTCAAGGTGGCCCAGCACGGCGGCGTCCGCCAGAGCGATTTTCTCGACCTCGGCTTCGGGCGTGCCGGCCTTGACCTTGATCTCGCCGCGACGCTTGCCGTTGATCTGGATCGGCAGCACGCGTTCGTCGTCGGCCGCCAGGGCGGCGTCGGCCTTGGGCCAGGGCGCGTCGACGACCATGCCGGCCTTGCCCAGGTGCGCCCAGGCTTCTTCGGCCAGGTGAGGCGTGAAGGGCGAGATCAGGCGAGCCAGGATCTCCAGGGCCTCGGCGCGGGCCGCCAGGACGCCTTGCGAAGCGCCCTCCGCAGGCGCGGCCTTCAGCATGTTCAGGAACTCGTACAGGCGCGCCACGCCGCTGTTGAAGCGGAAGCCCTCGATCGAGTCCGTCACGAAGCCGATCAGGCGGTGGGCGCCCTTGCGCAGGGCCACGGCGGCCGCGTCGGTCTCGTCATGGGCGAAATCGCCGGCCGGCTGGCTTTCGAACTCGTTCCAGACCCGGTGGGTGAAGCGCCAGGAGCCCTCGACGCCGCTGTTGGTCCACTGCACATCGCGCTCGGGCGGGCTGTCGCTCATCACGAACAGGCGCGCGGCGTCGACGCCGTAGGCCTCGAAGATGTCCTCGGGGGCGACGACGTTCTTCTTGGACTTCGACATCTTCTCGATGTCGCCGATGGTGATCGGCTCTCCGGTCGTGGCGTGGGCGGCGGTGCGCGTATTGCCCTCGACCGTGATGCGGATGTCCGAAGGCTCGACCCACTCGCCGGCGGCGTTCTTGTAGGCCTCGTGGGTGACCATGCCTTGGGTGAACAGGCCGGCGAACGGCTCTTCGACCGACAGCAGGCCCTCGTCCTTCAGGGCGCGGGTGATGAAGCGGGCGTACAGCAGGTGCAGCACCGCGTGCTCGACCCCGCCGATATACTGGTCGACGGCCATCCAGTGATCGGCGGCGTCCTTGCTGATCGGCTCGGCGGCGGTCGGGTCGGTGAAGCGGGCGAAATACCAGCTGCTGTCCACGAAGGTGTCCAGCGTGTCGGTTTCGCGCTCGGCCTTGCCGCCGCAGCTGGGGCAGGTGGTGTGGCGCCAGGTCGGGTGGCGCAACAGCGGGTTGCCCGGCTTGTCGAAGGCCACGTCGTCGGGCAGCACCACCGGCAGCTGGTCTTCCGGCACGCCCACCGGCCCACAGGCCTCGCAGTGGATGACCGGGATCGGGCAACCCCAATAGCGCTGGCGCGAGACGCCCCAGTCGCGCAGGCGGTAGACGGTCGCGCCCTGGCCCTGGTTCAGGGCCTCGATGCGGTTCACCGCCTCGGTCTTGGCGGCCTCGATGTCCAGGCCGTCCAGGAATTCGGAATTGAAGATCGCGCCGGGGCCGACATAGGCCTCCTTGCCGACGTTGAACGTCGCGGCGTCCTCGCCCGGCGGCAGGACCACAGGCTTGACCGGCAGGTCGTACTTGCGGGCGAAGTCCAGGTCGCGCTGGTCGTGGGCCGGGCAGGCGAAGATCGCGCCCGTGCCGTAGTCCATCAGGATGAAGTTGGCGATCCACACCGGCAGGGTCAGGGTCGGATCCAGCGGATGGACGACGCGCAGGCCAGTGTCGCGACCCAGCTTCTCGGCGCCCTCGATGTCGGCCTCGGACGTGCCGCCCTTGCGGCATTCGGCGACGAAGGCGGCCACGGCCGGGTCGGCCGCCGCCAGCTGCTCGGCCAGCGGATGCTCGGGGGCGACGCCCACGAAGCTGGCGCCGAACAGGGTGTCGGGGCGGGTGGTGTAGACTTCCAGGCCGTCAGCGTGACCGGCAGGCGCCTCGCCGTCGAACTTGAAGGTGAACCGCAGGCCCTTGGACCGGCCGATCCAGTTCTCCTGCATGATCCGGACCTTCTCGGGCCAGCGATCCAGGGTCTTGAGGCCGTCGATCAGGGCGTCGGCGTAGTCGGTGATCCGCAGGAACCACTGGGTCAGCTTGCGCTTCTCCACGGTCGCGCCCGAGCGCCAGCCCTTGCCGTCGATCACCTGCTCGTTGGCCAGGACGGTCATGTCGACCGGATCCCAGTTGACCGAGGCTTCCTTGCGATAGACCAGGCCGCGCTTCAGCAGACGCAGGAACCAGGCCTGCTGCTTGCCGTAATATTCCGGGTCGCAGGTGGCGAACTCGCGCGACCAGTCGACCGACAGGCCCAGGGCCTTCAACTGTTCGCGCATGGCGGCGATGTTGTCGTAGGTCCAGCCCTTGGGGTGGACGCCGCGCTCCATGGCCGCGTTCTCGGCTGGCATGCCGAAGGCGTCCCAGCCCATAGGGTGCAGCACGTTGAAGCCCTGGGCGCGCTTGTAGCGGGCCACGACGTCGCCCATGGCGTAGTTGCGCACATGGCCCATGTGGATGCGCCCCGACGGATAGGGGAACATCTCGAGCACGTAGTACTTCGGACGCGCGTCGGGAGTGATCGGCGTCAGGAAGGTATTGGCGGTCGCCCAGGCGGCGCGCCACTTCGGCTCGGTGTCTTTGGGATTGTAGCGGGCCATGAAACCAGACTGTTCGTGCGGGATCGCGCGGTCGGCGCAATCCGCGGAAGTCTTAAGCGGTTTGGGCCCAGGCGCGTTCAAAAAAAGGGGGGCGCGCTTCTAAAAGTGCGAACGGGAGCCTTTTGTCACGCGGACAAAGGGCTCCCGCGAAGAACCAGGGAAAACCCTAGTTCTTGATGTTGGAAAGTCGAAGCTGACGGGCGCGGGTCAGGATAGCGTTCTCGATGTCGGTCGCCGTCTGCTCGGTCGCGGCCGTGTCGGTCCAGGTCCCGCTGGCGTCCTTGACCTGCTTGAAGATCGTGACGTTCAGGCCGTCGGCCCGCAGGCGGGTGTCCAGGATGTAGACGGTCGCCTTGAAGCGCTCGTCCGGCTTTTCCGGATTGGTGTACCAGTCGGTGACGATCACGCCGCCGTACGGGTCGGCCGAGGCCAGGGGCATGAAGGCCAGGGTGTCCAGGCTCGCGCGCCACAGGAAGCCGTTGACGCCGATCGAGCCGGGTTGCGACGTGGACTTGCCGCCACCGCCGCCGCGACCCTTGAAGGGATTGAACCCGGGCTCATTGTCCTGGCTGGTGAAGGTGCCACCGCCCTTATTGCCGCCGCAGGCGGAAACCCCGGTCAGAACGGTCAACGCCAGAACGCCAGCGGCGACGCCGCGCAACACCGACCCACGCTCAAACGCCATAGTACCTCGCTCCAATGTCTCGCCGACGCGTTCGCGCATCTCTGGCGCGCCCCCGCAGCCGGAGCCGGTCTATAGCATGGTCGCGCTGCGTCAAAACAGGAATCGCGTGGCAGGACCGCCACAGGCGCCGCTTGAATCGACTCCTGCGACGCCAAGCGTAATCCAACGGCGGTTGACCGCGTTGTACTAGGACCTTTAATCGAAGTTCAGGGACCCCGTTCCTATATAGGGTTTGACTCTATCGAGGCGCGGGTTGGGGATTGGGTTCGAGTAACATGTTCGCCGCACGGTATTTCATGGCAGGGGCCGCCGCGCTGATCCTCACGGGATCGGCTACGGGAGCCTATGCCCAGAGCAAGCCGCGCACGACCTCGCCCGACTTCGCCGTCAAGAGCGACTTCAGCAATCCGACCCCGATCGCCCCGTTCAACCCCACCCAAGGCCCGAAGAAGTCCCTGAAGTGGGACGACAAGAAGGGCAAGTGGGGCCTCAAGCTGGATCTGGATCAGCCGGCCAACCGCGAACTCGAAGCTCATGACGTTCAGGCCGGGGCCTACTACAGCGTCACCCCGTCGATCCGCGTCGGCGGCGCCGTGGCCCTGGGCGAGCAGAACCCCGCCCTGGCCGCCCGCAAGAACGAAATCCAGGAGCCCGCGCCGCGGGTGAAGCTGGAAACCGCGTTCAAGTTCTAGGATCGGCCTAGGCGTTCAGCGCCTCGACCGCCGCGATCCCGACAATTCCCATGTCCACAAGTTGCTCCGCCGTGCCCGCGCGCACGCCGCCCAGCGCGTAGACCGGCGTTTCCAACGCCTCGACGATCCTTTTCAGGCTCTCCACGCCTAGTGGCGCGCCCGCCGAGGGACTGCGGCTGGGAAAGATTGGCGACACCACCAGCGCGTCCGCGCCCGCCGCCGCGCCGGCCAGGGCCGCGGCCAGGTCGTGAGCGGCGGTTGTGATCAGCCACCCTGGATGAGCGGGCCGTAGATCCAGCGCCTGGGCGGCCAAGCGTTCGGGCAAGTGCAGGCCGTCGGCCTGGATGTCCAAGGCCAGGGCGGCATCCGCTCCAACCAGCAGCATCAGGCCGCGCCGTCGGGTGATTTCCCGCAGCCGCCCGCCTTGCTCCGCCGCATCGGCCGCGCCGAACGCCCTGAACACCACGGCCGCGCCGGCCGGCAGGCGCTCGGCGACCGCTTCCGGATCGGGCGTCCGTTGGGGATCGGTGAAGAACAGCAGGTTCGGCAGCGGCTTTCCGCGCACCAGCCATGGGCGAAGGCGCGCCGCCGTTCTAGACAGGGTTTCCATCTCGCTGATCGTCTGTTTCGAGCCCATGTCCCCGGAATCTCTCTCCACCTACGCCTCGATCCAATCCCGCATCCGCGCAGCCGCCCTGGCCGCCGGCCGCCCGGCCGACGCGGTCACCCTGGTGGCGGTGTCCAAGCTGCAGCCCTGGGACCATATCGCGCCCATTCTCGACGCGGGCCAGCGGGTGTTCGGAGAAAATCGCGTCCAGGAGGCCATGGGCCGCTGGAGCGAGCGCCGGGCGCGGATCGAGCTGCGCCTGATCGGGCCCCTGCAGAGCAACAAGGCGCGCGACGCCGTGGCCTTCTTCGACGTGATCGAGAGCTTGGACCGCGAGAAGCTGGCCCGGGTGCTGGCCGACGAGGTCCAGGCCCAGGGCCGGGCGCCGCGGCTGTTCGTCCAGGTCAACACCGGGGAAGAGCCGCAGAAGGCCGGGGTGCACCCCGGTGAGGCCGACGGCTTCATCGCCCTGTGCCGGGGCCTGGACCTGCCCGTGGAAGGCCTGATGTGCATTCCGCCGGCCGATCTCGATCCCGCCCCGCATTTCCGCCTGCTGGGCGAGATCGCGGCCCGCAACGGGCTTTCGAGGCTGTCGATGGGCATGAGCGACGATTTCGAGACCGCCATCGCCTGCGGGGCGACCTCCGTGCGGGTAGGATCGGCCCTGTTCGGTTCGCGCGCCTAGCTGGCCGCGATCTCCACCGCGTCGCCGGGCCTGGCCACCGCCAGCAGCGCCTCCACGTCGGCCCGGGCCAGGGCCACGCAGCCCTCGGTGCCGACATAGCCGTCGCGCGCCAGGTGCAGGAAGATCGCCGAGCCCATCCCCGAAACCGGCGGGTCGTCGTTATGACCCAGCACCACCACCAGGTCATAGACGGAATCGTCGCGCCACAGCCGCTCGGCGCTGGCGGGGTAGGGCAGTTTGACCGGCTGGTTGTAGGCCGGATCGTCCGACGCGTCGCACCAGCCGTCATCCGGCGCGATCGGCTGGGTCGGCAAGGCCGTCGCCGGGCCGTTCGGATAGACGTCGGGCCGATAGAGCACGCGGCGGATCGGCCAGACGCCCGTCGGACTGCGGTTGTCGCCCTCGCGCTTGTCGGCGCCGGCGATCACCCCGGCCTTGCCCAGGGCGGCCCGGGTGGAGGTCCTGTCCCAGCTGATCTGGCCATCCCAGGCGTTCGGACCGTCGGGGCGGGCGCGAAAGATCGTCAAGACGGTCTCCAGGGACGTGGCGTCGCGCCAAGTCGAGAACCGCCTTGGCGCCAGGGGCCGCAGCGGTGCATGTTCGCGTTCATGGCGCAACGCAAAACCCTTCTCCTGGTCGACGACGACGATGATCTGCGCGGAGCTCTGGCCGAGCAGCTCGCCCTCCACGAGGAGTTCGCGGTCGCGGAAGCTCCCACGGCCGGCGAGGGCGTGCGGATGGCCAAGGAACTCAAGCCGGATCTCGTCCTGCTGGACGTCGACCTGCCCGACATGGACGGTCGCGAGGCTTGCCGCCTGATGCGCAAGAACGGAGTCACCGCGCCGGTGATCATGCTGACGGCGGCGGCCAGCGACAGCGACACCATCCTGGGCCTGGAATCCGGCGCCAACGACTATGTGACCAAGCCCTTCCGCTTCGGCGTGCTGCTGGCCCGCATCCGCGCCCAGCTGCGCAGCTACGAAGCCTCGGAAGACGCTCTGTTCCGGATCGGTCCCTACGAGTTCCGCCCCTCGGCCAAGCTGCTGATCGACGAGAAACAGAAGAAGGTCCGGCTGACCGAGAAGGAAACCAATATCCTCAAGTACCTCTACCGCGCCGGGTCCAAGCCGGTGTCGCGCGAGGAGCTGCTGACCGAGGTCTGGGGCTACAACGCCGGGGTCACCACCCACACGCTGGAAACCCACGTCTACCGCCTGCGCCAGAAGATCGAGCCCGATCCCGCCGTGGCGCGGATCCTGATCACCGAGATGGGCGGCTATCGGCTGCAGCCGTAGTCAGGCTTTCCAGGCAAGAAAAAGCCCCGGCCGCTGCGAGCGACCGGGGCTTTTCAATTCAGCGCTTGGAACGCGATCAGGCGTTGCCGACCACCACGCCTTCGGCTTGGGCCTTGCGCGCGGCGTAGACGCCGGCGAAGTCGATCGGGTCGATCAGGAAGGGCGGGAAGCCGCCTTCGGTGGTGACGTCCGAGATCAGGCGACGGGCGTAGGGGAACAGGAAGCGCGGGCACTCGATCAGCAGCACCGGCTCCAGGTCGGCTTCCGGTACGCCGGAGATGTGGAACAGGCCGCCGTACATCACCTCGACGTGGAACACCGTCTGTTCGTCGCGCGTGGCGCGGGCCGAGAGCTTCAGGTCCACCTCGAACAGGCCGTCCGGACGGCCGCGGGCGTTCATTTCCACGCCCATGTCGATGGCGGGCGGAGCGCCGCCGGCGCGCAGGGAGTCGGGGGCGTGCGGGCTCTCGAACGAGAAGTCGCGCACGAACTGGGCGATGATGCGGATGCCGGTTTCGCCGGGCGCGCCGTCTTCGGGAGCGGCGGGCGGAGCGGCGGTCGTGTCGGTCATGTGCGATAAATCCGTATTCGGCGTCGAAATTGGCCGCTAGGAGAGAGCCGGGCTGCTAACACGAGGGCGGCTGGCGCGCAACGCCAGGCGCCTGACGCGCGAGCCTGTTATCGCCTATATAGGCAGTAGGCGGCGCCTTGGCCGAGTGAGCGGAAAATATCGTGTTTGAATGGATCATCCTGGCGGCCCTGGCCGCGGTCATCCTTTACCAGCTCTACGCCACCCTGGGTCGCCGGGTCGGGCGTCAGCCGGAGGACGCCCCCGCGGTGGTCCCCGCCAGCGCCGGTTCCCGTGACCTGAAGGCTCCCGAAATCCCCGGCGAAGCCCTGTCGGGCCTGGCCGCCCTGCGCGCCCGGCAGGCCGACTTCGACGTCGGCCACTTCCTGAGCGGCGCCCGCCAGGCCTACGAGCTGATCGTCAAGGCCTTCGCCGCCGGCGATCGCGAGACGCTCAAGCCGCTGCTGGCCGCCGACGTCATGGCCAATTTCGAAACCGCCATCGCCGCGCGCGAAGCCCTGAACCGCACCGAGAAGGCCGAGTTTCTGGTCACGCCGCGCACGGATCTGGACTCCATCACGGTCGAGGGCGACGTCGCCAAGGCGGTGGTCCGCATCCTGGCCGAGATCCGCACCCGCTCGACCAGCGCCGAAGGCGAGGCGGTCGACGATCGCCGCACGGCCGATCTGTGGACGTTCCAGCGCGACCTGAAGAACAAGAACCCGAACTGGACCCTGGTCCGCGTCGACGTCGCGGAGGCGTGATGTCGCGCCTTTTTGGTGTGCGAGGGGGTTTTGTCGCCGCCTTCGCCCTGCTGACGCTGGCGGCCTGTACGACCGCGCCGCTCAAGCCGGTGGGCCCGGTCACGCCGGGCGTCGGTCCAACGACGCCGCCGGTCACGGGTCCCTCCGGCGCCCTGTCGTTCAACGACCTGGCGGGCTGGTCTCAGGAAGATCACCTCGGCGCGCTCGACGCCTTCCGCCAGGGCTGCGGCGTGGCCAAGGACCCGGCCATGGCCCAAGTCTGCCGTAAGGCCCGCGCCGAACGGCCGGGCAACGACGCCGACGCCCGCCGCTTTTTCGAGGCGCGCTTCCGGCCCGAAGCCGTTCCCGGCACGGGCGTGCTGACCGCCTATTTCGCGCCCGAATACGAGGCGCGGATGTCGCGCTCGGCCGAGTTCAGCGCGCCGATGCGCGGCAAGCCCGCCGATCTGGTCACCCTGGACCTCGGCCAATTCGACGCCGGTCTGGTGGGCAAGAAGGTGGCCGGCGAGATCGAGGGCGGCCAGGTGCTGCCCTATCCCGACCGCGCCGCCATCGAGGCCACGCCGGAAACCCGTCCCCT
The window above is part of the Caulobacter soli genome. Proteins encoded here:
- the lptE gene encoding LPS assembly lipoprotein LptE, whose translation is MKRFSLSKTLPAALLAPLLAIGALGLSACGFTPLYGSQTVTKGLGSIEVVAASGRSGYLLREKLDDALARDVNLLPTYRLVYTINEIRYARGVRVDNVANRYELSLTANWRLLDIKTGQQLRSGSTNTTVTYDSADQPYASIAAQQDSQERAATELARRIQLELATWLAGKAQPKA
- a CDS encoding YggS family pyridoxal phosphate-dependent enzyme, producing the protein MSPESLSTYASIQSRIRAAALAAGRPADAVTLVAVSKLQPWDHIAPILDAGQRVFGENRVQEAMGRWSERRARIELRLIGPLQSNKARDAVAFFDVIESLDREKLARVLADEVQAQGRAPRLFVQVNTGEEPQKAGVHPGEADGFIALCRGLDLPVEGLMCIPPADLDPAPHFRLLGEIAARNGLSRLSMGMSDDFETAIACGATSVRVGSALFGSRA
- the timA gene encoding TIM44-related membrane protein TimA, whose product is MFEWIILAALAAVILYQLYATLGRRVGRQPEDAPAVVPASAGSRDLKAPEIPGEALSGLAALRARQADFDVGHFLSGARQAYELIVKAFAAGDRETLKPLLAADVMANFETAIAAREALNRTEKAEFLVTPRTDLDSITVEGDVAKAVVRILAEIRTRSTSAEGEAVDDRRTADLWTFQRDLKNKNPNWTLVRVDVAEA
- the holA gene encoding DNA polymerase III subunit delta gives rise to the protein MILSKRPDIERFLRDPAADIRAVVIYGRDRGVVRDRADQLVNKLFARPDDPFDTAQLTEGDLDSQAGKLEDELSALSMMGGRRLVRLRLSGEKSGPDKQAAEALTRHVEGQLNPDAFFLIEAGVLGRDSTLRKVAEKANGAAVIPCYEDEAGDLARLARETLAKDKVSLNGEALDLFVSRLPKERGVARAEIERLALFLGPGSGVVATPADLTDFLGVEPEASLGDAAIDAFGGRVGPAQAGLRRAAAEGEGGPAAVRAMGYHLGRLRRTLTLHKNGIDLAAAAKASGVFWKSEREFLRQARAWTLDQLLVVQAEVLAADKACKTSGSPDQLISERLALQIAGKARRLGL
- a CDS encoding DUF3576 domain-containing protein, with amino-acid sequence MERGTMAFERGSVLRGVAAGVLALTVLTGVSACGGNKGGGTFTSQDNEPGFNPFKGRGGGGGKSTSQPGSIGVNGFLWRASLDTLAFMPLASADPYGGVIVTDWYTNPEKPDERFKATVYILDTRLRADGLNVTIFKQVKDASGTWTDTAATEQTATDIENAILTRARQLRLSNIKN
- the leuS gene encoding leucine--tRNA ligase, which gives rise to MARYNPKDTEPKWRAAWATANTFLTPITPDARPKYYVLEMFPYPSGRIHMGHVRNYAMGDVVARYKRAQGFNVLHPMGWDAFGMPAENAAMERGVHPKGWTYDNIAAMREQLKALGLSVDWSREFATCDPEYYGKQQAWFLRLLKRGLVYRKEASVNWDPVDMTVLANEQVIDGKGWRSGATVEKRKLTQWFLRITDYADALIDGLKTLDRWPEKVRIMQENWIGRSKGLRFTFKFDGEAPAGHADGLEVYTTRPDTLFGASFVGVAPEHPLAEQLAAADPAVAAFVAECRKGGTSEADIEGAEKLGRDTGLRVVHPLDPTLTLPVWIANFILMDYGTGAIFACPAHDQRDLDFARKYDLPVKPVVLPPGEDAATFNVGKEAYVGPGAIFNSEFLDGLDIEAAKTEAVNRIEALNQGQGATVYRLRDWGVSRQRYWGCPIPVIHCEACGPVGVPEDQLPVVLPDDVAFDKPGNPLLRHPTWRHTTCPSCGGKAERETDTLDTFVDSSWYFARFTDPTAAEPISKDAADHWMAVDQYIGGVEHAVLHLLYARFITRALKDEGLLSVEEPFAGLFTQGMVTHEAYKNAAGEWVEPSDIRITVEGNTRTAAHATTGEPITIGDIEKMSKSKKNVVAPEDIFEAYGVDAARLFVMSDSPPERDVQWTNSGVEGSWRFTHRVWNEFESQPAGDFAHDETDAAAVALRKGAHRLIGFVTDSIEGFRFNSGVARLYEFLNMLKAAPAEGASQGVLAARAEALEILARLISPFTPHLAEEAWAHLGKAGMVVDAPWPKADAALAADDERVLPIQINGKRRGEIKVKAGTPEAEVEKIALADAAVLGHLEGLTVRKVIVVKDRIVNIVAG
- a CDS encoding response regulator transcription factor, whose amino-acid sequence is MAQRKTLLLVDDDDDLRGALAEQLALHEEFAVAEAPTAGEGVRMAKELKPDLVLLDVDLPDMDGREACRLMRKNGVTAPVIMLTAAASDSDTILGLESGANDYVTKPFRFGVLLARIRAQLRSYEASEDALFRIGPYEFRPSAKLLIDEKQKKVRLTEKETNILKYLYRAGSKPVSREELLTEVWGYNAGVTTHTLETHVYRLRQKIEPDPAVARILITEMGGYRLQP
- a CDS encoding L,D-transpeptidase family protein, whose amino-acid sequence is MTIFRARPDGPNAWDGQISWDRTSTRAALGKAGVIAGADKREGDNRSPTGVWPIRRVLYRPDVYPNGPATALPTQPIAPDDGWCDASDDPAYNQPVKLPYPASAERLWRDDSVYDLVVVLGHNDDPPVSGMGSAIFLHLARDGYVGTEGCVALARADVEALLAVARPGDAVEIAAS
- the secB gene encoding protein-export chaperone SecB, with protein sequence MTDTTAAPPAAPEDGAPGETGIRIIAQFVRDFSFESPHAPDSLRAGGAPPAIDMGVEMNARGRPDGLFEVDLKLSARATRDEQTVFHVEVMYGGLFHISGVPEADLEPVLLIECPRFLFPYARRLISDVTTEGGFPPFLIDPIDFAGVYAARKAQAEGVVVGNA
- the mltA gene encoding murein transglycosylase A; the protein is MSRLFGVRGGFVAAFALLTLAACTTAPLKPVGPVTPGVGPTTPPVTGPSGALSFNDLAGWSQEDHLGALDAFRQGCGVAKDPAMAQVCRKARAERPGNDADARRFFEARFRPEAVPGTGVLTAYFAPEYEARMSRSAEFSAPMRGKPADLVTLDLGQFDAGLVGKKVAGEIEGGQVLPYPDRAAIEATPETRPLAWMRPEDLFFLQIQGSGILDLPDGRRVRAAFAGHNGRPFVGIATPMRDRGLLPDNNTSGDAIRSWLADHRGPEADAIMQLNPRYVFFQTLPDDGKQAVGAAGIALPAGRAIAVDPGKHAMGELFWLDASAPKLSGAFPTYRRLAVALDVGGAIKGEARADLYTGTGAAAGAEAGRVRHDLRLYRLVPKG
- a CDS encoding thiamine phosphate synthase, whose translation is MGSKQTISEMETLSRTAARLRPWLVRGKPLPNLLFFTDPQRTPDPEAVAERLPAGAAVVFRAFGAADAAEQGGRLREITRRRGLMLLVGADAALALDIQADGLHLPERLAAQALDLRPAHPGWLITTAAHDLAAALAGAAAGADALVVSPIFPSRSPSAGAPLGVESLKRIVEALETPVYALGGVRAGTAEQLVDMGIVGIAAVEALNA
- a CDS encoding NtrZ family periplasmic regulatory protein, translating into MFAARYFMAGAAALILTGSATGAYAQSKPRTTSPDFAVKSDFSNPTPIAPFNPTQGPKKSLKWDDKKGKWGLKLDLDQPANRELEAHDVQAGAYYSVTPSIRVGGAVALGEQNPALAARKNEIQEPAPRVKLETAFKF